aaatttcttttgtccGCTTAGACTCCTTTTCGAAATAGAATTGattctttttcaacttcCATAAAAAGTTAAATATTCTTAAGTATTCCTTTCTGCCATTGGTACGATTAACATTCAGTACAAATGACAATGGCCTATCGACAATGAAGTCTAAGGTAAAAACATCCCAACCTATGGCGCCGTGGCCCAGATCGAGGAGACGTGCATCTAACTTGTTTATAATATAGTTGTTGTCACCACGATTAATTAAGCTTCTTAAAGACGATTGTTGTACTGATTCTTGAAGAATCCTTGTCAAAGAATAGTCAGAAAGTAGATCTGATGAGGAGGTTAGTGCTGAACttaattttgttattaatgTATTGATCAGATCTCCTCTACCCattaaaagaatatttCTTAGCGTCTTCAAAACATCATGATAATGAAACTTTGTGCATATAATGGTATCAATGTAACTAACAATTTCTTTAAACTGTGTATTAACTGCTTCAATAAATTCGATGGATATGCCGTTCTTTCTAAGACCGTCGTATATTTGTTTGTATCTGTTCGAAAATTCATTGGAGTATTCAAGTTCCTTACAGTATTTTTGGACAAAAATGTAAGATTTACCAATTACGAATATCTGTCTCGCTTGCATGTATGTTAGAAATGAAGGAATCTTATCTGTATTCAATTTAAAGATTACTTCACCATCTGTATTTTCTTGCTCTACTTCGATAAAGAGTTCATTATTAGTATTGTCTATCGATCCTAATGTAAGCCACTGAGACAAATAGTCGTAGTACAAAGTTAGCAATGTGCTAAACAGTTTGTCTGCTATGTTTTCTATTGTTAAGTCACCATGGTGTCGCAGTTGTTCTAACAAAGATAGCAGTTGATCTCCAGTCAAACCCTCAAATTTTAGCATGATAGAATAGAAGACTCTTAGCTTATTAATGCTATCATAAATGGAAACATAGACACCATTGTTCGTActtattttatcatttgaTGCAAGTTGATTTATTAAACCGTTGTATGTATTCAGTTCCGATCCCACTGCTATTATGAATGCTTTCTTCATTGGAGATATTGGCATTCGTCTATATTTATCGCACAAATTCCCTAGCTCTTTGTACAAAAGTCCAGCttcaaaaatcaaatgaaGAATACCACTTTCAGAATTCGGGATGTTAGACGGTATGATTATTTTGTcatattcaatatcaaatagtTCAGATGTAGTACCTAGCAGAACAAATGGTATTGATTTCATGATTTCCTGCTCATCTATCATGTTTTTCATGTAAGGTTCTAATAAAGATCTTAATGGTAATCTGTTAGGAGATTTTCCTATATTATTGTAAGCTTGAGAAGATAGCATTGACCTTTCGGAATAGCGATCAAGGTTTTCAAAGGATTCGGAATATTGACTTCCAGGCCTGCCCATATTCAGGTTTCCATCATATGGACTGATGTTGAGCCTGTTTAATATAAATTGATCATTAGGATTATCTGAGTATTCCATTTGTAACTCATTTACATAATTGAGCATCTCTTGTTCATTTGACATGGAAAATAATGGTTCCAAAGATGATAATAGTTTTGGCAATGTATTTCTATGCCGAAGGGTTACTGGTATTTTTGATTGAAAGTTTTCAATTAATTTACTCAGCTGTTGTTTATTCTTATAGGGTGATGATagtaaaaacaaaacatcTTTTGCAAATAGCTGTATGACAGTGTCAGGAAACTCTGGAGGTAAATATGTCTCCAGTAGCAGAGACAAGCTATTTCCCAATTCCATGCAACAATGCTGATTCACCAAATATAATTCAAATGAGTAATTGGACCCTCTACTATTATACTTTCAATAGTGACAAAATTTAAATCCAAGCTAGGGCTATCGGGGTACCTTTAAAATCCTATTTGTGATATGAATATGGTCATACAATACAAGTGAACCGAGTTATGCTCAAATGTGAGAGACCTTCAATAATAACAGAAAGGTTCTGGTCAATGATATGTTTGCTTATTCTATGGTGATTGCCGCTGGTCGACTGTTACCGTAACTGTGGTGCTCAATTAGCTAAAAATGCATGGCTCATCTCACTGATCCCGATCCATTTGTTTACCATTTCGTCAAGAGCTAACATTTCCTGATTTTACGCGACACACAAAAAGAAGTATCGTGAATAATGAGCAGAACACACACTAGATTAACGAGTAAGATTGTAATATTAGGAATACCTgaaatatgaaattataGAATTAGAAAAATGCAAAAGTTATATTAGGATGAGCTATCCTCTAAATTGGATTTATACTACTGCTAATATGGTATGTGCATGAAATTCTCCTAACTAGCGAttgaattatttttcttttgataacCTAGATCTTCCATCGCTACTTGGTAATGTTCGAAGTTATAAAATTGTAGCAGGGCTCTTAAGGCAATTTCTTGTCCATATGCATCACTTAATTCGCCAGTGATGTCCTTACCAGCTACCCAGTTATCTATTAGTTCCAACTTTTCGTAAAGGAATACTCCTGAAATTAGCTCCATATGTTCAGATTTCCAACGTTTGTTCTTGAATGGAGTTAGTTCTTTGATGATTTTAAGGAGCGGGTGATAAATATCCAGATTGAAGATGTGATAGTATTTTTTAACTATGGTTCCAATAGATTGGGGTAGTTCTTTGATTCTCTGTGTTTTGTTTCCAACTACTTTCTGGAGAATCCGCAGCAAGTATGCCAGCGATGGCAAAAAATCAAGATTCACCGCCTTCTGTACCTGATGAACATATCTAAAGGAGTTCTTGTattcaaaattatattttgaacaCTCAGACCAAAACGATTTATTCGATGTTATTATTCTATTGAAAATCCTGTCCCCATAGATGTCAGAGTATTTGCCTAGTACTGCACTACAGATATTTATGAATTGTGAATCATACAATATCACACCTAGTTGttcaaatttcaaaatgtGGCTTAACTTAAACCACTTCATAAGCATGAACAATAGCTCAACAGAGCTCTTCAGTGAGCTTTCCTTAGCCTTAGTTAATTCCAATTGGGGAAGCAGAGTATTCTCATCTACATCTTCAGCGTTGGAGGTAAATTGGTTAGTTAAGTTTAGTTCAATGGTCTGTAACAGGACAAACACTAAAGAGTTTAAACTTGTAAAGCATTCTTTGTAAAAATTATCCACCCGAATCATTCTCTTCAGGGATTCATTAGCTGTACCGGTAAGTGATGAATAATCATAAGGATCGGTAAGATTATCCTCCTCCCATCCACGCTCCGTTGCCATAAAAAGATCTCTCTCATGCCAAAGTTGTTTTGTAGTCAATTTAATTTGTAAATTTTCCGCCAGAATTGTTGCGGCTTCTTCAATGCTGAATGGTATTTTTGATTCAGAGGTCTGTTTCGGAGTAAGCTCTGAGTGTAAACGCCTATCTAACTCATCAATATCCTCTTCGTTGTCTGATGGGTATAAGCAAGGGTACAGTAGATTTGTTTGAAACGATTTCCTACCTTTTGATGTTTCATTAAAATGTAGGAGTTGAGGTGATGAAGGCGGTGAAGGAGCAGGTGTGGCAATATGTTGTTCTGGAACATTGAGAGTAATATTTATAGCATTCTTAGATTTTGGTCTTGGGATTTCTAAAAATTGTGAAAGCGAATTCGATTTGTCAAACTCCTTTGGCAGATTAGTAGTAGGTAGTTTACAGGACGGGTATCTTGTGACAATATCCGAGGTGAACGCCTCGTATTGTAAGGGTGATATTGTCCATTTGTTTTTTCgattttctatttttctcAAGCCATGATATTTGTAAAGGTCttttttggttttcttATAAGTCCTAATATCACCAAACTGGAGTAGTATAACTTTTGAAAGAAgcattattatatttcttattCTCATTGATAGACGACTGTTCCAGCGCCAAGCTTCgatatattttgttaaGTAACTAAGTATGCCTGCATCATCAAAGTTACCTATGACTTTGTCCACAAtatgttgttgttctttgTTGCACCTAAATACTATGCATTGCAATGTTATCAAGTATATTACCGAAGACAAATACAAAAGTGACTTCGAATAACAATTTAAATTAGTGGAGGAGTCTTTACAGCAATCTGCAATttctataaattttttaagtATTTCTGGAAGGTGTTCAGCCAGGAGCATATTATTCcttttaatatatttcaaatgatCGTCTTTTCCTTCAACAAAAGCAAATAAGCCAAATGAAATGTACGCAACGCACATGACGATAGattcatcattatcattcatATTACTGAGTAGTTTTTGAATGTGTAATTGAGCTATAGTTTCGTCAGTTAGAAAAGCCTCGGCATTGTTAATATGCTTAATAAATGCATTGTGTATATGTGTAAAACTGGAATAGTCGGCTAACGTAAACCAGTCGGATATCTCATCATCCAAACTAATTGAATCCTCCAGGTACCACTCAACTCTTGGCTGAAGACTTGGTTTGAATCCACATTCATTGGTAATCTTTTCAGCACATTCTTCTAAACTTCTTCTGTATGCAGCATTGACAGGCATATTGTAGTCTATAATCTCAGAATCTGAGTCGGAATCACTCGATGGATTAGATACTATAGGTCCGTCGATTTCGTCAACATTCtgaaattcttcatcatcattgtcatcatcaattgAGTCAGAGTCGCCAAACTGATCGCCAGATATAGGATTAGAATTGTACTGACCGAAATCTAACGGACTTAATTCGATATTTGACAAATCAGTATCTATTAGGGACCTGTTTAAATAAGGTGATCGATTGGCATTTTCTAAATTACTGATTGAACTCTCCTCATTGTGTACATTAAGAACCGAACTCACAATATCAAGCTTTTTCCTCAGCATTTTATCTAAATCTGATATTCCTTTGTCTATAGCACCTTTAGCTCGAGGTGAAGATGGGTAACTTGATGCTCCCCTGTTTTCAGTAGGTATATCATCTATAAAATGCTGAAAAGATGTATCAGTTCCGCCAGTTTTCCTTGCATACTTGAGATCTTCCAGGGACTGTGATCTTCCAATTGCTTCACTATCTCGATCTAGTAGATGCACCTTAGCCTTCTTTGTCATATTAGTGTGTATATTTAAACTGCCACAGTTAGCAGCTGAACACCGATAGCGAGTATAATTAAAGTAATATGTATACGCTACACAGAGTGTGCTCCTTGAAAGAACCAGTATAAAAGACTAAAGTGGTTCCCGTTAGTTCAGAGTAGCCAACCGAATCTGTAATTTAAAGCGATTTTACTTCAGATTTTGGCACCTTGTATCTTCTGATCTATAATTCCTGCGAAAGTGATTTTAGCAGCTTTAACATGAAAAAAGTTAGAATTCAGATATACTATTATAAAGGTTAGATGCTGAAGTTTAGCGAATCTGGTTCTTATTCAAGAGGCATACCTTAAAGCATGAGTATGTTTTAATGGTAATTATATATCTCTTTAGTTGTTTGTGCAATCTCAAGACAATCGCAGTTACATATACTATTAGTGAAATAAACTCTTGAAAGTGTTTATTCATGAAATAAACCTATAGAAAAGACATAACATTGGTATAAGAAATATCAGTTTACAGGTATTGTGGTTTTACTGTCACAATAAAGACCATTTCAGAATGCACGATGAGAAGAGGCGTAAGCCTTTACTCCGGGTTCCAGAAGTGCCATCTAATTCATTCCAACGgattataaaaataaatttcaGGCCATTGTTTTGTTCATGGCGCAGTTCATTCAGTAAGAAGTTATTTGTTGAGTTTGTCTTACTACATCTCACTGTTTCCCAGTAAAGGTTGAGCCAGCAATTCGAGTTTGATGCTAATGTGGTTATTCTGTGAGACATTGCATGGGATCGAGCTACTAGTGAAAATTCTATTTTGATATCACTCACTTCAACAGGCACATTGATATCTATGGTAATATTCTTACTATtcttaaaatataatgccTTGGTGGTTGATACTTGTTCGGGTGTTTGCACTGAAATAAGGTCTATTAAGCCGTCtctgttattattatacttTGAAATCTTCACGGCAGTATAATACGGATGAGAGAAGAGTATTCCCGACATTGCTTGCAGCGTTATGGACTCAAGTTGGAACCGTGACATCTTTATTTGATCTACTATCATGCTATTGCAATTTATACCGTAGTACAGAGACAATTCATGATATCTTATGTATCTAATTTGAGAGTTAATAGTCACCCCTTTGCTTAATCCCATTCTAAATCGTTTTTCCATAAAGAGTTCTTTGGCCTCTTCGAATGGACAGTTCATGTATTTCATCATGTAAGCAATGCTGATTGTTCCTGATCTTCCTTTCCCCATACGACAATGAAGAATAGCGACATTGCTTTCAGATTGCGAAATATGTAGATTCATGTCATCGATTATTTCCTGTAATAACAGAAATGGTGGAGGGCAATGATCCAACCATCCCTTCCTACAGATTAGAGAATTAATCCCATTTAAAGTTGTGGTTCTTTGTCCCCTACAGCTTGTTGAGCTTGGCCTTTGGTAATTTGGAAAATATAATGTCTTATCATCAGCATTTTTAATGTCAATATCGTCATAGTCAGAACCGTTCTTTTCGACTTTGAAGTTAAATATTTTCCAAGTTCCCTTTCCGTGGTGtttattcaaatattcaacaatttcatcCAAACCATTACGGTAAAGCAATTTTGGATACTTGGTAACAGGATATGAGCAAACTAATAGGTTAGGAGTGATGTAAGAAATGTCTAAAGATGATTCAGAACTGCTATTCTCAACATTGAAGGGAATAGCATAAAGTGTTCTCACAAACTTTTTAGGATTGAGATGCAAATTTCCCATAGGACCACGAATGGTATAATCAGTGCTACGATTGATCGTCGGCATTTGGTGCTAGTACCAAATTCATATTTCAATCTAACACTTGATTTGCGGAAATAAAGTAACGTGTCATGATATTATTTCCTTTTTGATAATTGGGAACAAAAAGCAGGCGCATGAACCGCCCTATGACAATCTGCcacaaagaatattattgtgaaagaaaacagaGCAGTGAAGTGGGTGGCATTTGCTCTATGTGTAAACGGTCAAATTAAATTACTAGATAAGCCTAGTTAAGAATGTTTATGATTCAGAGATATGCTAGCGGTTATAGTTAAGAGCTCTTATCTAAGACTCGAACAGTAGTTAACGATTTGATCTGATACCCAGGTGAGAGCAGTTGATATTTGCACATCCTCATCATTATTGAAGTCCTTGATAGAATCATTTAGCTCATACTTCAATTGCCCCTCCACATTATTATCGATAAAAAGATGTGCATGGGCCTCTTTATAGTTCTTGTATacaaaatcatcaaaatagTATGGTGGGTCTACCCAAAAGGAGTCCAATGTCTGATATCCAGGTCTAGCTGCTCGCCTTTTCTTTAATGTCTCATAAGGAGCACGTATCAATAACCTGACGTCAAACTTAGAAGCTACACTCTTATCGTGGTATATTAAAAACCCATCGACTAAAACGATCCTTAGATTGTCAGGTAGTGACTCAAACTTTTCTCTGATAGGTTGTAAAGACGCCTCATTTAGATTAAACTTATCTAAGCTATCAACATTATTGTTGTGTATAAGCTTTGCATCAATTCTGCCAGTGTGTCGTATATTATCTAACTCTGCTCTGAATGAATCAAAGTCTAAGGCACCAACACAATCCCAGTCCTGAATGCCATATTTACTGTTGACAGGAATATCCTTGTCATGCTTGAAGAAATCATCCTCATGAATCAAAGTCAAATCAGGCACAATTCGGGCCAACAGCTTCGCTATCGTGGTCTTCCCACTACTTGAACACCCACTCAAACTTACCAATACAACCTGTGTGGAGTCGGAATTTGTCATGATTTAAAATGCAGTAGTCTCTTATAATTAActgaacaaaaaaatctGAACTATTCAAATGTAGTATAAAGTAATCTCATAGGTCCCGTTTGAATTATGTAAAACTGGCTActtttgttcttctctataacttgaaaaatcaaaatcatatGTAACGATTAGTAAGTCCTCGATGTTTCTTAGCATTAGGATGGCCCTCGAAGACAACGACTAAGTGCTATTCAATACATTAAGTGTGTGAACTGTAATGAATTACCCATATAAGAATAGCATCGAACATAGCTGTGCTGCTGCTTGGGATACGTCATATTTCTACTGCTCATACTAAGGTAATAAGATAAGTTAGGACTATGTCTCAGAAAGTTGGACACACAGGGCTAGCGTTTGCCAGGCTATGGCACCATGTTGATTTGGCTAAGGATAAGAGAACATTAGGTAGGGTTGCCTCTTCTATCGCGGTGACACTTATAGGTAAGCACAAGCCAGTATATCATCCATCTCAGGATTGTGGTGATTACGTTGTTGTGACTAATTGTCAGAAAGTGCGTATAACTGGTAAGAAGTTTGAGCAAAAGACTTATTGGTCGCATTCAACTAAACCAGGTAATTTAAAGTTAACAACAATGAAGACCATGGCTGAGAATAAAGGCTACGGTgaacttttgaagaaagctGTATCTGGTATGTTACCCAAAAATAGACTTAGAAAAGTAAGACTAGCAAGACTGAAAGTATTTGATGGTGCTGAGCATCCTTACGGTGACAATTTTACTGCATATGCCTTGAAACAGCCAAAGGTGCAGAAATTAATAGAATCTAGGCAAGAGCGTACACAGGTTTCACAAGAAGCTTGATAATGATAAGCCAGACTTATGATATACTCTTATTGTTGATATACCATCCTAACATATTCCAATTTGATATCACCAACAAAGAAAGGTGTGATTACACCAAGcttaaataaaaatgaggTCTTTTTCTCACATTCTTTGGGTGTTCCTCCATCATTTAAATAAACTTgtacatatataaaatGATTATGATTTTGCTTATTAGATAATTTGGTGAAACCCAGATCTTAAgtaatgatattattgattttttcGTTATATTACAGAATAAGTTTctataatgaaattatatagaaaatattaagCAGACAGATAAATCTAGTTCATGCTTTAACAGACTGGAACTTCTTTCCAAATAATACTTGAAACGGCGCAATATCGTTTTGAGctaatatattaaatatacGGGTCATTTGGAGTAAAGATGAGTAAAAACTGTTATAGTTTCAACTCCTGAAATAGCTCATCAGTAATGTTTTTGATAGTGATGTAAGCAACTCGGTGTTATGAGGGTATATATGTACTATTGCGAGCATGCAAATGCATCTATCAAAATTCTATGCAGTCTTCAGGACGTTGTGGTAGCCTGATAAGGTATTAAATGATGTTTTAAATGTGGTAATCATAAGTTAAAATTTAGAGAATTATGCCATATCCTCTGGTTAATATCACTTACCTTGATTAAAAATCTCTTGAGCGGTCGGTGTAGAGACGAGGTGTGATATTCATAGCCATCAATTCTTGAAATAGTAATTTGGCAGCATATGGTATATGAATTTGGTAGATATCGATCTTATTGTCACAACCCTTACATTCAAATTGATTATGGTTTAGTTTTGCAATAACAGACATCAAACCACAAATACCACAGATATGTACTCTGAAAGCATCGGAAGCTTCCATTAATCTTTCCTTCAAGAAAGCTGCGGCACCATGAGCGATCATACAGTCACGTTCCATTTCACCGAATCTTAGACCACCATCTCTTGATCTACCTTCTACTGGTTGTCTAGTTAGTACTTGCATAGGACCACGAGCTCTGGCATGAATCTTATCGTCGACCATGTGTCTCAAACGCTGATAGTATGTTGGGCCAAAGAAAATTTGAGCCATCAACTTCTTACCAGTGTGACCATTATACATGACTTCGAAACCACGAGATTGGTAGCCGTGTTCTCTTAGTAGTTTGGAAATACCTTCAACAGTAATATCAGTAAAAGGAGAAGCATCACCTTCATTACCAGACAATGCAGCAACTTTACTTAGTAAACATTCAATCAAGTGCGCCACAGTCATACGAGATGGAATAGCGTGTGGATTGATAATCAGATCAGGGACAATACCTTCGGCTGTAAAAGGCATGTCTTCTCTTCTGTAAGTTATACCGATTGTACCCTTTTGACCGTGACGAGAAGCAAACTTGTCACCAATCTGAGGAACCTTAGTTGTTCTAACACGTACTTTGACAAACTTAAGACCATCTTGGTTCGTTGTTATTAGAACTTGATCGACAATACCATTTTCTGTACTTCTCAAAGGAGTAGAAGCATCTCTCTTCGAATGGTAAGCAGTTCTTTGACctagttcttcttcatccgGTGCAATAGGTGTTGTCTTACCGATAATTATATCTTCTCCAGACACTCTGACACCTGGTGCAATCAaaccatcttcatctaaCTTATCGTATGTACCATGCTTCATTCTTAATGTATTAGTACGTTGAGGTTTCTCAAAAGTTTCAGTAATGGACATACCatattttttctcttgATCCATATACGATCTAAAGAACAGAGATCTAAATAAACCACGGTCAATAGATGATTGGTTCATAATCATGGAATCTTCTTGGTTATACCCCGAATAACATGCAATGGCAACAATAGCGTTCTGACCGGCAGGCAATTCTCTGAATTTTAGGTATTCCATTGCACGAGTAGTACCTAATGGTTTCTGAGGGTAATATAGAATGTTAGCCATAGTATCCATACGGAAATTGTAGTTTGTTAAGAAGACACCCATAGCTTGCTTACCCATCGCAGATTGGTAAGTATTACGAGGAGATTGATTGTGATCAGGGAATGGAATAATAGATGCTGCGACACCAAGGATCATTGATGGATGGATTTCACAGTGGGTGAATGTTGTGGCATGATGAGTGACCTTAATACGTTTAGCAAGATCGACATTTTCTTTAGGTATATCTTGCTCAACTGCAGTTGGTTCAAGATCTTCTGGTTGCATGGCAATCAAAAtagattcttcttcttcggCATCAATATACTCTACAAGACCTTCGTTTAATAGGGAAGACCATGTGTAATCTTCAGCGTCCTCAAATCCACCCTCAATATCTTGGTATTCAGTAGCCATTAACTTGGCGACATGACCTTTTCTAACTTTCAATTCCTTACGACCTAAttcttcgtcatcttcaacaatAAACAATGGTCTATATACCCTACCGGCATCGGtaaaaattttcaattccTGTTCTCTAATATCTCTGATCATAGAAACTTCTGGATTGATATCACCCTTTCTTCTTAGTGTTCTTAGTGTTTCCATTAATCTAGCAGGGTTTCTGTGAACACCGTGCCAGACACCATTAACAAACACTCTAGTGGCATCCGGAGATTGATGTGGAACATAATCTTCCAAAGGTTCCATACCCCATTCGCTTAAAAATGTGATAATAGGCATAGGGTCGGCACCAACAGAGATACAAGACATAAGTGATAAGTTCTTCACTAGACCACAAGCTTGACCTTCAGGAGTCTCGGCGGGACAAACCAAACCCCAATGAGTGTTGTGAAGTTGACGTGGCTTTGCCAGTTTACCATCACGACCTATAGGtgtatttgttcttcttaAATGTGATAGTGTTGAGGAATATGTATAACGATTCAAAACTTGTGACACACCGGCTCTTGAAGACATagctttcttttgttcACCCCAATTACCAGTAGCCAAAGCATACTTAAGACCTGACGTGATGGTCTTCGCATTAATAGCTAATTTCATGTTGAAATCATTGGCTTCTTCGACTGTTCTCTGCATGTAACGGAAGATATCTTTGGTTAGTTTCCTGAACAGCGTCTTGAAAAGCTGGGCAAGTAATGGACCTGCTAAGTCTAATCTCTTCTTACCGAAATGGTCACGATCATCTTGATCTTTACGGTCAAGAGCACATAATAGCAGTCTATTAATCATGTAACCCAAGAAAAAGGCTTTTCTGGACTCAAAACCTTCTAACTGGGTAATATGAGGTAGAAATTCCTTTTGCAAAATGTCTTTGGCGTATTgaattctcttttctttcttgataCCCAACGCAGTACCACGACGACCAATGAAATCAAGAGCTGTTTCACGATCTTGAATAACAAAACCATCTTCTACACATGGCTTTAACATTTCCAGCATTTGCCAATCATTGACATCGTAACAAATATGTTCTAAAATTTCACCATCCGGAATAATACCTAGTGCTCTAAAAATGATAACGATTGGGATATCCTGCTTAATGTATGGAAGAGTTGCTTTAATGGTACGAGCTGAACTGCTTTCACGACCATACAGTTTAACTTGCAATGTACTGATAAATCTGGAACCCTTTTCAAGAGCAGATCTGATTTCGGCAACATGTGATATTGGAGATGGGGCTGCTTTCTTGAAAACTTGAACAATGTTACCTGCAGAACGTTCTTGTGCGATTAAAACTTTCTCGGAAccattgataataaagTACCCTCCCATATCAAATGGACACTCCTTTAATTTATATAGATCAGATTCGGTGGCATCACTTAAATAACAATTCTTGGACCTCAACATGATTGGTAGACGGCCAATAAAGACTTTACCACTCTCACTGTCCTCTTCAGATTCTTCGGCAATTAGTTGATAGTTTAAATCTCTACCAGGGACATCCACTGCTTCGTAAGTTCTCTTAGTAACATCTACAAACAAACCAGAAGAGTATGTCAGGTTTCTCAGTCTTGCTTCTTGTGGATATAATGCGTGTGTAACACCATCAGATTCGTTCACCATAGGTTTCGTAACGTATATCTTACCAAAACttatttcatattttctACTAATGTTATCTTGTTCAGTGGTATGTTGGGCTAATTGTTCCAAAATCAAAGTGGAATCCTCTGAGATAATATCCTGTAGAGTATAATCAACAAATTGGTTGAATGAATCCAACTGTTGTGACACCAGACCTTTCTCTCTGAAGAAAGCAGAGATGACTGCCCAAGTATCCTCTGCTGTGATTGGGGCATTCTCTTCCTCAAATCCATAAGGATCTTCATCATAATAGTCTTCGTTGTCGGCTGACATGATTGATTTCTTTCGAGTTGCTTTTAAGTTTTGTTctgttttttattttcttctaaAAGAAGCAACTGATAAATGACACTGTcttcaataaaataaattcgATAAAATCGACAAAGTCAATGTATAAGCAATCAAATATTGGATCTAACCACTATTATGGGAATTTAATGGCTCAAATACTTTAATAATCCGAGTGGAAAGCTGAGAGgcaaatttttctttctgtttttccttctctttTGAACAGGCAAGCCAACGATGTATTCAGGACGGAGAgataaaacaaaagaatGTATGGTCCCAACCGATATTTTTACTGAATAACTAGTGGGTTTATCTCCTGGAATCTCTTCGTGCCGCTAAGTTTCAAGGAATACAATCTAAAACTAAATTTGACAAAGTCTCTCTTTCAGCTTCCTATTTTGCTTGTTTTTCATTGTcttcattcaaaa
This window of the Nakaseomyces glabratus chromosome L, complete sequence genome carries:
- the TEP1 gene encoding putative phosphatidylinositol-3,4,5-trisphosphate 3-phosphatase (CAGL0L04180g~Ortholog(s) have role in ascospore wall assembly and cytoplasm localization) produces the protein MPTINRSTDYTIRGPMGNLHLNPKKFVRTLYAIPFNVENSSSESSLDISYITPNLLVCSYPVTKYPKLLYRNGLDEIVEYLNKHHGKGTWKIFNFKVEKNGSDYDDIDIKNADDKTLYFPNYQRPSSTSCRGQRTTTLNGINSLICRKGWLDHCPPPFLLLQEIIDDMNLHISQSESNVAILHCRMGKGRSGTISIAYMMKYMNCPFEEAKELFMEKRFRMGLSKGVTINSQIRYIRYHELSLYYGINCNSMIVDQIKMSRFQLESITLQAMSGILFSHPYYTAVKISKYNNNRDGLIDLISVQTPEQVSTTKALYFKNSKNITIDINVPVEVSDIKIEFSLVARSHAMSHRITTLASNSNCWLNLYWETVRCSKTNSTNNFLLNELRHEQNNGLKFIFIIRWNELDGTSGTRSKGLRLFSSCILKWSLL
- the NRK1 gene encoding ribosylnicotinamide kinase (CAGL0L04202g~Ortholog(s) have ribosylnicotinamide kinase activity, role in NAD biosynthesis via nicotinamide riboside salvage pathway, nicotinamide riboside metabolic process and cytosol, fungal-type vacuole, nucleus localization), which gives rise to MTNSDSTQVVLVSLSGCSSSGKTTIAKLLARIVPDLTLIHEDDFFKHDKDIPVNSKYGIQDWDCVGALDFDSFRAELDNIRHTGRIDAKLIHNNNVDSLDKFNLNEASLQPIREKFESLPDNLRIVLVDGFLIYHDKSVASKFDVRLLIRAPYETLKKRRAARPGYQTLDSFWVDPPYYFDDFVYKNYKEAHAHLFIDNNVEGQLKYELNDSIKDFNNDEDVQISTALTWVSDQIVNYCSSLR
- the MRPL23 gene encoding mitochondrial 54S ribosomal protein uL13m (CAGL0L04224g~Ortholog(s) have structural constituent of ribosome activity and fungal-type vacuole, mitochondrial large ribosomal subunit localization), encoding MSQKVGHTGLAFARLWHHVDLAKDKRTLGRVASSIAVTLIGKHKPVYHPSQDCGDYVVVTNCQKVRITGKKFEQKTYWSHSTKPGNLKLTTMKTMAENKGYGELLKKAVSGMLPKNRLRKVRLARLKVFDGAEHPYGDNFTAYALKQPKVQKLIESRQERTQVSQEA